One Helianthus annuus cultivar XRQ/B chromosome 12, HanXRQr2.0-SUNRISE, whole genome shotgun sequence genomic region harbors:
- the LOC110892778 gene encoding uncharacterized protein LOC110892778: protein MKWLDEMETVIDISGCAKEDVVKFVSQSFKGDTLTWWEALVQSTGKVPLYNLSWNQFVELVKDTYCPQHEVERIEIDFLTLVMKDLDCRSYVTSFNSMSRLVPYLVTPEPKRIARFIDLSLLLTLDAVRSRAKKTTDEGKRKREEDQSHHSHKKKKGNSGSKKGQSGDKPRCKTCEKRHFRKCNQDPQAKSCGICKKKGQKTVECRNMKDGTCYGCNEKGHIKTNCPKNAKKPDEAKKTNARVFQMNARGGGE, encoded by the exons ATGAagtggttggatgaaatggaAACTGTGATTGATATCAGTGGGTGTGCTAAGGAGGACGTCGTGAAGTTTGTGTCTCAGTCCTTCAAGGGCGACACCCTAACATGGTGGGAAGCCTTGGTGCAATCCACTGGAAAGGTTCCTCTATATAACCTTTCCTGGAATCAATTTGTTGAACTTGTGAAGGACACCTACTGTCCTCAGCATGAAGTGGAAAGAATAGAGATTGACTTCCTCACTCTGGTGATGAAGGATTTGGATTGCAGGTCTTATGTGACCAGTTTCAACTCAATGTCGAGACTTGTGCCGTATTTGGTCACCCCAGAACCCAAACGCATTGcacgttttatcg ATCTATCTTTGTTACTTACTCTTGATGCTGTAAGGAGTAGGGCAAAGAAAACCACCGATGAAGGGAAAAGAAAGAGGGAGGAAGACCAGTCCCATCATTCGCACAAAAAGAAGAAAGGGAACTCTGGTTCCAAGAAAGGGCAGTCAGGTGACAAGCCCAGATGTAAGACGTGTGAAAAGAGGCACTTTAGAAAGTGCAACCAGGATCCACAAGCTAAATCTTGTGGAATTTGCAAGAAGAAAGGGCAAAAGACTGTTGAGTGCCGAAACATGAAGGATGgaacctgttatggttgcaatgaaaaagggcatatcaagactaaTTGCCCTAAAAACGCCAAAAAGCCTGATGAGGCAAAGAAAaccaatgcaagggtctttcagatgaacgcTAGGGGAGGCGGTGAATGA